One Triplophysa dalaica isolate WHDGS20190420 chromosome 11, ASM1584641v1, whole genome shotgun sequence genomic window carries:
- the eloal gene encoding LOW QUALITY PROTEIN: elongin A, like (The sequence of the model RefSeq protein was modified relative to this genomic sequence to represent the inferred CDS: substituted 1 base at 1 genomic stop codon) has protein sequence MWEDRKILDIQTSITNPKFDVNGLIVQQTWIYFILRVLKILKKLQHLDITLEILAETGIGKVVNSFRKHDQAGKVAKFLVNRWKSLVPKDSTRSEESSPNEQPNREAEDRRNGELSESTNSKRKTKGDHFRVEKKISQYIDVKHEINPSKTKSHPNGEKKDTGKKNSSLNQSSQTHGHGKDKSISNDHVKHEGKKTEKMSSITNKQQNTTLAKVTALKSTSMRIEKNGDACKKDKLNKTKEKSESRKIVDCSETPSMSFEAYLSYDLEPSKRKKICSAIKNPKRLKTGHKENLQVCESWVKTSGAVMEDPLTVVLIINHQYQILXSAPESSVMNLLNVPLPTSFPECEDISQYQYFSESKAERKIIDVCEEAPVFIGQRLKNKMQVYSGSKMTYLPNMMTLYQQCIRALQNNIDSLYEIGGVPFEILEPVFERCTPEQLLRIEEFNPVYIGVTDHLWERHCEKDFRNAHLEEYESWREMHLRMSVERERKLKQLTKSIVSAHSGKPKGRQVKMAFIHSAAKPPRNVRIQQEIHGTAGPVTVPPPTDKPSCVKPHESRGRSNFSESPKPYNSSGQTQDPRKIKRVAPMMAKSLKAFKKQLSRR, from the exons ATGTGGGAAGATCGAAAGATTTTAGACATACAG ACGTCAATAACAAACCCGAAATTTGATGTAAACGGTTTAATTGTGCAACAAACTTGGATCTATTTTATTCTGAGG GTGctgaaaatcttaaaaaaacttcAACATTTGGACATAACACTCGAGATACTGGCA gAAACTGGAATTGGCAAAGTTGTAAACTCCTTTCGGAAACATGATCAGGCTGGAAAGGTGGCAAAATTTTTAGTTAATAGATGGAAATCACTTGTTCCAAAAGACTCTACAAG GTCCGAAGAATCTTCCCCTAATGAACAGCCCAACAGAGAAGCTGAAGATAGGCGTAACGGTGAACTTTCAGAGAGTACCAattctaaaagaaaaacaaaaggagACCATTTTCGTgtggaaaaaaaaatatcacagtACATTGATGttaaacatgaaataaaccCCAGTAAAACAAAATCTCATCCCAATGGTGAGAAAAAGGATACGGGGAAAAAAAATTCTAGTTTAAATCAAAGCTCACAGACTCACGGACATGGGAAAGACAAGAGTATCAGTAATGACCATGTGAAACATGAAGGTAAAAAGACTGAGAAGATGTCTagtataacaaataaacaacagaatACAACACTTGCAAAAGTGACAGCATTAAAATCGACGTCAATGCGGATTGAAAAGAATGGAGATGCATGCAAGAAAGATAAGTTGAACAAGACCAAAGAAAAATCTGAATCGAGAAAAATAGTGGACTGCTCTGAGACGCCCTCAATGTCTTTTGAAGCGTACCTGAGCTATGACCTTGAGCCTTCCAAACGCAAAAAAATCTGCAGTGCTATTAAAAATCCAAAGAGACTTAAGACTGGGCACAAAGAGAACTTGCAAGTGTGTGAATCCTGGGTGAAGACATCTGGGGCTGTGATGGAAGACCCATTGACAGTGGTACTTATAATCAACCACCAATATCAAATATTGTGATCT GCTCCTGAGAGCTCGGTGATGAACTTACTCAACGTTCCTCTTCCAACAAGTTTTCCTGAATGTGAAGACATTTCTCAGTATCAGTACTTTAGCGAGAGTAAAG CTGAAAGAAAGATCATAGATGTCTGTGAAGAGGCCCCAGTTTTCATCGGACAAAGGCTGAAGAATAAGATGCAGGTGTACTCCGGCAGTAAGATGACCTACCTGCCCAACATGATGACACTGTACCAGCAATGCATTCGAGCACTGCAGAACAACATTGACT CTCTCTATGAGATTGGAGGAGTGCCTTTTGAAATCTTGGAGCCTGTTTTTGAACGCTGCACACCTGAACAGCTTCTCCGGATCGAGGAGTTTAATCCG GTGTACATAGGGGTAACTGATCACCTGTGGGAGAGACACTGTGAGAAAGACTTCAGAAATGCTCATCTGGAGGAGTATGAATCCTGGAGAGAGATGCACCTCCGTATGTCGgtggagagggagagaaaactAAAGCAACTCACAAAGAGCATTGTTTCTGCTCACTCTGGAAAGCCCAAAG GCAGACAGGTGAAAATGGCGTTTATTCATTCAGCTGCTAAGCCACCTAGAAATGTGAGGATTCAACAGGAGATTCATGGCACAGCTGGCCCTGTGACAGTTCCTCCCCCAACAGACAAACCCAG TTGTGTGAAACCTCATGAGAGTCGTGGAAGATCCAACTTCAGTGAGTCTCCAAAACCTTACAACAGCTCTGGCCAAACACAAGACCCACGAAAGATTAAAC GAGTGGCACCCATGATGGCGAAGTCCCTCAAGGCCTTTAAAAAGCAGCTTAGTCGCAGATGA
- the klhl31 gene encoding kelch-like protein 31 encodes MAPKKSKAAKKNKADINEMTILVDDSPTSKINGLNTLLEGGNGFSCISTEVTDPVYAPNLLEGLGHMRQDGFLCDLTVATKSKSFDVHKVVLASCSEYIQGMLRKDPSLKKIELNDLSPVGLATVITYAYSGKLTLSLYTIGSTISAAMLLQIHTLVKMCSDFLMREISVENCMYVINIADTYNLKETKEAAQKFMRDNFIEFSEMEQFLKLTYEQISEFLMDDSLQLPSELTAFQIAVKWLDFDEKRLKYSPDLLSHIRFGTIIPQDLVSHVQNVPRMMQDSECHRLLVDAMNYHLLPFQQNILQSRRTKVRGGLRVLLTVGGRPALTEKSLSKDILYRDEDNVWNKLTEMPAKSFNQCVAVLDGFLYVAGGEDQNDARNQAKHAVSNFCRYDPRFNSWIHLANMIQKRTHFSLNTFNGLLFAVGGRNSDGCQASVECYVPSSNQWQLKAAMDVPRCCHASTIIDGKILVTGGYINNAYSRAVCSYDPSTDTWQDKNSLSTPRGWHCSVTVGDRAYVLGGSQLGGRGERVDVFPVECYNPYSGQWSYVAPLLSGVSTAGTATLNNKIYVLGGWNEVEKKYKKCIQVYNPDINEWTEDDELPEATVGISCCVVTVPTRKTRESRASSVSSAPVSI; translated from the exons ATGGCACCCAAAAAGAGCAAGGctgctaaaaaaaataaagctgatATAAATGAGATGACAATATTGGTAGATGACAGTCCCACCAGCAAAATAAATGGACTAAACACTCTCCTGGAAGGTGGAAACGGCTTCAGTTGCATCTCTACCGAGGTCACCGACCCTGTATATGCACCTAACCTCCTGGAGGGTCTTGGCCACATGAGGCAAGATGGCTTCCTCTGTGACCTGACTGTTGCAACCAAGTCCAAATCCTTTGACGTTCATAAGGTTGTGCTGGCTTCCTGCAGCGAATACATCCAAGGCATGCTCCGAAAGGATCCATCCCTGAAGAAGATTGAGCTCAACGATTTGTCTCCAGTTGGTTTGGCTACAGTCATCACTTACGCATATTCTGGAAAACTGACATTGTCTTTGTACACCATCGGCAGCACGATCTCAGCTGCCATGCTGTTGCAGATCCATACTCTGGTGAAGATGTGCAGCGATTTCTTGATGCGGGAGATTAGCGTGGAGAACTGTATGTACGTCATCAATATTGCTGACACATACAATCTGAAAGAGACGAAAGAAGCCGCTCAGAAGTTCATGCGGGATAATTTTATTGAGTTCTCAGAGATGGAGCAGTTCCTGAAGCTCACCTATGAGCAGATTAGCGAATTCCTCATGGATGATTCCCTTCAACTGCCTTCAGAGCTTACAGCTTTCCAGATTGCGGTGAAGTGGTTGGACTTTGATGAGAAGCGGCTGAAGTATTCTCCTGACCTGCTGTCCCACATTCGCTTTGGAACCATCATACCTCAGGACCTTGTCAGTCACGTACAGAATGTTCCCAGAATGATGCAAGATTCAGAGTGCCACCGTCTGTTGGTTGATGCTATGAATTACCATCTGCTGCCGTTTCAACAGAACATCCTTCAGTCCAGAAGAACCAAGGTCCGGGGTGGTCTACGCGTACTGCTCACAGTGGGTGGACGACCCGCCCTAACAGAAAAGTCCCTCAGCAAGGACATTCTCTACAGAGATGAGGACAACGTCTGGAATAAGCTGACTGAGATGCCAGCAAAGAGCTTCAACCAATGCGTGGCAGTTTTGGATGGTTTCCTGTATGTGGCTGGTGGTGAAGACCAAAACGATGCTAGGAACCAAGCAAAACATGCTGTGAGCAATTTCTGCAg ATATGACCCTAGATTCAACTCATGGATCCACCTAGCTAACATGATTCAGAAGCGTACTCATTTCAGCCTTAACACCTTCAACGGTCTCCTGTTCGCTGTGGGTGGACGAAATTCTGATGGTTGCCAGGCATCTGTTGAGTGCTACGTTCCATCCTCTAACCAATGGCAACTGAAAGCAGCAATGGACGTCCCTAGATGTTGCCATGCCAGCACAATTATTGATGGCAAGATCTTGGTGACTGGTGGTTACATTAACAATGCATATTCACGTGCCGTATGTTCTTATGATCCATCCACTGACACCTGGCAGGACAAGAACAGTCTAAGCACCCCAAGAGGATGGCACTGCTCAGTGACCGTCGGAGATCGTGCATATGTTCTTGGTGGCAGCCAACTGGGTGGACGCGGTGAGAGGGTGGATGTCTTTCCAGTTGAATGTTATAACCCTTACTCTGGCCAGTGGAGCTATGTTGCCCCCTTGCTGTCAGGGGTGAGCACAGCAGGTACTGCCACCTTGAATAACAAGATTTACGTCCTGGGTGGTTGGAATGAGGTTgagaaaaagtataaaaaatgcattcaggTGTATAATCCTGATATCAATGAATGGACTGAGGATGATGAATTGCCAGAAGCTACAGTTGGTATTTCCTGTTGTGTTGTCACCGTCCCCACACGCAAAACACGGGAGTCGAGGGCCAGCTCTGTTTCATCAGCTCCAGTTAGTATATAG